A window of Hippoglossus stenolepis isolate QCI-W04-F060 chromosome 18, HSTE1.2, whole genome shotgun sequence contains these coding sequences:
- the atp2a2b gene encoding sarcoplasmic/endoplasmic reticulum calcium ATPase 2b gives MDNTHTKTVEEVYSFFNVNESTGLSSEQVKKQRERFGPNELPAEEGKSLWELVIEQFEDLLVRILLLAACISFVLAWFEEGEETITAFVEPFVILLILIANAIVGVWQERNAENAIEALKEYEPEMGKVYRQDRKSVQRIKARDIVPGDIVEVAVGDKVPADIRLTSIKSTTLRVDQSILTGESVSVIKHTDPVPDPRAVNQDKKNMLFSGTNIAAGKAVGVVVATAGNTEIGKIRDEMAATEQERTPLQQKLDEFGQQLSKVITLICIAVWLINIGHFNDPVHGGSWIRGAVYYFKIAVALAVAAIPEGLPAVITTCLALGTRRMAKKNAIVRSLPSVETLGCTSVICSDKTGTLTTNQMSVCRMFTLDKAEGEHCSLNEFTVTGSTYAPDGEVFRDGKPAKCSQYDSLVELASICALCNDSSLDYNETKGVFEKVGEATETALTCLVEKMNVFDTDVKGLSKIERANACNSVIKQLMKKEFTLEFSRDRKSMSVYCTPNKARSSAGKMFVKGAPEGVIDRCTHVRVGNNKVPLTPGIKEKLMSVIREYGTGRDTLRCLALATRDNPMSKDEMVLEDSTRFVQYETDLTFVGCVGMLDPPRAEVAASIRLCRLAGIRVIMITGDNKGTAVAICRRIGIFGEEDDVSSMAYTGREFDDLSPTAQREAVIKARCFARVEPSHKSKIVEYLQSYDEITAMTGDGVNDAPALKKAEIGIAMGSGTAVAKSASEMVLADDNFSTIVAAVEEGRAIYNNMKQFIRYLISSNVGEVVCIFLTAALGFPEALIPVQLLWVNLVTDGLPATALGFNPPDLDIMSKSPRNAREPLISGWLFFRYLAIGCYVGAATVGAAAWWFVAAEDGPRITFYQLSHFLQCGPENPDFQGLDCKVFESPYPMTMALSVLVTIEMCNALNSVSENQSLLRMPPWENVWLLGAICLSMSLHFLILYVEPLPIIFQISPLNLIQWLMVLKISLPVILLDEILKFAARNYLEPGKELEKPASSKGCSLSACMEGISWPFVAFSLPLVLWIYSSDTNMADMFWS, from the exons ATGGACAACACGCACACGAAGACGGTGGAGGAAGTTTACAGCTTCTTCAACGTGAACGAGAGCACCGGCCTGAGCTCCGAGCAAGTGAAGAAGCAGCGGGAGCGGTTCGGACCGAACG AGCTGCCAGCTGAGGAGG GTAAATCTCTGTGGGAGCTGGTGATTGAACAATTTGAAGACTTGCTTGTCAGGATCCTTTTACTCGCTGCCTGCATATCCTTT gTGCTGGCCTGGtttgaagagggagaggaaaccaTTACAGCGTTTGTGGAGCCTTTCGTTATCCTACTTATTCTCATAGCAAATGCTATTGTGGGAGTCTGGCAG GAGCGAAATGCAGAAAATGCCATTGAAGCGCTCAAGGAGTATGAGCCCGAGATGGGGAAGGTGTACCGCCAGGACAGGAAGAGTGTCCAGAGAATCAAGGCCCGGGACATAGTGCCTGGGGACATCGTGGAGGTGGCAG ttggTGATAAAGTGCCTGCAGACATCAGGCTGACTTCTATCAAGTCGACCACACTGAGGGTGGACCAATCCATTCTTACAG gAGAGTCCGTGTCTGTGATCAAACACACCGACCCTGTGCCCGACCCACGTGCTGTCAACCAGGACAAGAAGAACATGCTCTTCTCT GGCACCAACATCGCAGCCGGTAAGGCTGTCGGCGTGGTGGTGGCCACAGCTGGCAACACGGAGATCGGCAAAATCCGAGATGAGATGGCAGCAACGGAGCAGGAGCGCACACCGCTGCAGCAGAAGCTTGATGAATTCGGACAGCAACTATCCAAG GTCATCACCCTGATCTGCATTGCTGTGTGGCTCATCAATATTGGACATTTCAATGATCCCGTCCATGGAGGCTCTTGGATTCGCGGCGCTGTCTACTACTTCAAGATCGCGGTGGCTCTGGCGGTTGCTGCGATCCCTGAGG GTCTGCCTGCTGTCATCACGACATGCCTGGCGTTGGGAACACGCCGCATGGCTAAGAAGAACGCCATTGTCCGCAGCTTGCCCTCTGTGGAAACCCTTGGCTGCACATCTGTCATCTGCTCTGACAAGACTGGCACACTGACCACCAATCAGATGTCTGTGTGCAGG atgTTTACCCTCGACAAAGCAGAGGGGGAGCACTGTTCCCTCAACGAATTCACAGTCACAGGCTCCACATACGCCCCAGATGGAGAAGT GTTCCGTGATGGCAAGCCAGCCAAATGTTCCCAGTACGATTCCCTGGTGGAGCTGGCCTCTATCTGTGCTCTCTGTAATGATTCCTCACTGGACTATAACGAG ACCAAAGGTGTGTTTGAGAAGGTTGGCGAGGCCACGGAGACGGCTCTCACATGCCTGGTGGAGAAGATGAACGTGTTTGACACAGACGTCAAAGGCCTGTCCAAGATTGAGAGAGCCAACGCCTGTAATTCT GTGATCAAGCAGCTAATGAAGAAAGAGTTTACCTTGGAGTTTTCCAGAGACAGGAAGTCTATGTCTGTGTACTGCACTCCAAATAAAGCCCGCTCCTCTGCTGGCAAGATGTTTGTTAAG GGTGCACCCGAGGGTGTGATTGACCGGTGCACACACGTCCGTGTTGGCAACAACAAGGTGCCACTGACCCCTGGCATCAAGGAAAAGCTAATGTCGGTCATCAGGGAATATGGAACTGGCAGAGACACCCTGCGCTGTCTGGCTCTGGCCACCCGAGACAACCCCATGAGCAAAGATGAAATGGTGTTAGAAGACTCCACCCGCTTTGTTCAGTATGAG ACTGATCTGACGTTTGTCGGCTGCGTGGGCATGCTGGATCCTCCCAGGGCCGAGGTGGCAGCTTCGATTAGACTCTGCCGTCTCGCAGGCATCCGAGTAATTATGATCACTGGAGACAACAAGG GCACGGCGGTGGCTATCTGCAGACGTATTGGCATTTTCGGTGAGGAGGATGACGTCTCCAGCATGGCTTACACCGGCAGGGAGTTTGATGATCTGTCCCCTACTgcacagagagaagctgtgatcAAGGCTCGCTGCTTTGCTCGTGTGGAGCCTTCACATAAGTCCAAGATTGTGGAGTACCTGCAGTCCTACGATGAGATCACAGCTATg ACCGGCGATGGTGTAAACGACGCTCCTGCTCTGAAGAAGGCTGAGATCGGCATTGCCATGGGCTCCGGCACAGCTGTGGCCAAGTCCGCCTCCGAGATGGTGCTGGCCGACGACAATTTTTCCACCATTGTTGCTGCAGTGGAGGAAGGCCGAGCCATTtacaacaacatgaaacagTTCATCAGATACCTCATCTCTTCGAATGTGGGCGAAGTTGTCTG TATCTTCCTCACCGCAGCTCTGGGCTTCCCTGAAGCTCTCATCCCCGTTCAGCTGCTTTGGGTCAACCTGGTGACTGACGGTTTGCCTGCCACCGCTCTGGGCTTCAACCCACCGGACTTGGACATCATGAGCAAATCCCCACGTAACGCCCGCGAGCCGCTCATCTCCGGATGGCTCTTCTTCAGATACCTAGCTATTGGAT gttaTGTGGGCGCTGCCACTGTTGGTGCTGCCGCCTGGTGGTTTGTTGCTGCTGAGGATGGACCAAGGATTACCTTCTACCAGCTG AGCCACTTCCTTCAGTGTGGTCCAGAGAATCCAGACTTCCAGGGTTTAGActgtaaagtgtttgagtccccTTACCCCATGACCATGGCTCTGTCTGTGCTGGTCACCATTGAGATGTGCAATGCCCTGAACAG TGTGTCAGAGAACCAGTCCCTGCTGCGTATGCCTCCCTGGGAGAACGTGTGGCTGCTGGGAGCCATTTGCCTCTCCATGtctcttcacttcctcatcCTCTATGTGGAGCCTCTTCCA ATCATCTTCCAGATCTCCCCTCTGAACCTGATACAGTGGCTGATGGTGCTCAAGATCTCTTTGCCCGTCATTCTACTGGACGAGATACTCAAGTTTGCCGCCAGGAACTACCTGGAGCCGGGtaaagagctggagaagccTGCCAGTTCCAAAGGCTGCTCGCTGTCTGCATGCATGGAGGGAATCTCCTGGCCCTTCGTGGCCTTCTCCCTCCCCTTGGTCCTCTGGATCTACAGCTCCGACACTAACATGGCCGACATGTTCTGGTCCTGA